gttttatttttaatttactgcAGATTTTGTGATTTGTCAGAGCAAAAACAGAATAGAATGAATAAAGGCTAAGTGTCAAAGAAAATTTTGAAAATATAGACGTAACCACCTCGTCTACAGTAGGACAGCAACAAGGAGCACGTGCCGTCGTGGGCGGAGACTCAAAGCGGTGCTTTCCTCCTATTGGACAGTACGACTGCCTCGCAATTTGTACTTCCGGTGCTTAATGTTTCGCAACAAGGCTACAGGAATCGAGTACACCCAGGCATCACGTTTACATAAAAGCAGTAAGTTTCCGAATCAGTCCGCGTGTTTTGTATTTATACGCAGAGCTGGTATTTATGGCAAAGAGACGCGCTGATGAAACCGCGCTCCACGACTCTCCCTCCAAAAAATGCTACCGATCACTTCACAGTGTTGacgtgcagctgcagcgcaggCTGCCGCCCCGGGGCGAGAGCCTGGCTCCGCCGCCTTTGCTGGCTTTGTTGGGCCGCCGCTGCGGAAAGAGGCCGCGTTGCTTCGAAGACACAGCCAAAGATGAAACagaggcagaagcagcagctcatggcGAAGTCGCTCACCGCGACGCTAGGGAACATGTGGCAGATGTTTCAACCGTGCAAACTTCTGGAAGTTTCGAGGAGACATCCAGGACATTCACAAGTCACAAGAAACGACACCGAGAGGACGCCGTGTGTCCAAACACCGTGTTTACAAAAGCTAAAGACGAAGTAAGTGTGAGTAAATAGCCAATAATGATTGCACACTCAAGTAAACGTGAAAAGTGTAACTCCTCTAAGTGTCCGCTAGGTGTCAGTGTTGGCTCGTTTATTACCTGACAAATCTCAGTTAAAACATCTCTAGGTTAAACACGACTGTTTGCCCAGATTTGGTTGAACTCACCTGGGACAGTGTGTCTAAAAATGATACTGTCACAGGCATTTCCCCTAAACTCAGCCCTTCTTTCTCTTGTCTTTCAGTCCgatgcagacacaaacactgaagacTGCACGTTTAACTCCTTCCAATACTGGAGGGCCCCCCTGCCTGAACTCGACCTGTCGCTCCTCCAAGATGCCTCCAGCCATTCACAAGCAAACGACAAGGACGTCTCCTCTGAAGCCATGGAGACCTGACGTTAACCATCTGATTGTCGCACATGACTCGTCAGCAGCATGTTGAGGTTGCTGGAAGTCCATCCAGATAAGATGCAAAACTGTCAAGGTGGCGGTGGGAGACTGGCTCAGGTTGTAGTAAGGAAGTGAGCTGCACGCTGGTGCAAGTGAGATGACTAATGCAGCACCAATGTGAGGAATCTGTTCTACTACGGGGCAGTAGCATGGTTTCATTGTGTCCATGTCCATGATTGATGTACAAATTATGTTCTAAGTGGAGTTCATGTAAATGGGGTAATAAAACTCCATTCCTATTGTTGTAATTGTATAATATTGTCGAGAAGTATGGGAAGAGACCATTtcaatgtttttgtatttacagtGATGTCCTTTGTAGTAttagttgtgttttttatgGTTTTTATGCTGCACCCTGAGTGAGAAGGGTGCAGCGATGCGTTCAGGGTTTAAAAAACACGTTATGGAAGGTTCTCCTTTATTGTAAGTCTCATTACTGGGATCTTGTCTGCAACGATGGTGAAATAACGTATTcctattttttaaatttgctgTGAATTAGACATGTATATAATTTAGGGGCTGCCGTGCCATCAGTTCATATGTTGTGTGTTAAGACCATGTTGTGAATAAACCCGTACGTTTTGAcacctgtgtttttctttgctcCGGCCTTTGACTGGCTTGTGCAGATGCTCCGCTGCGTGTTGTAGTGCGGTCACAGGACGGTCGGGGACGGGGAACGGCTCTGGCCGCCCTTTGGACCAGGCGCCGGCTGAAGGGCAACGGGTTGGGTCCGGGCCGCAGTGATGAGTCGGATCTGAGATGTGGTCAGGATTTTAATCCGCCCGCGCGACCATGGTGAGTTAAACTCTACGCGTTAACCTGATCAGGTGCAGACGTCAGCGCGTTTCCAGCTAATGAGCGCAAATAACGTGCGCGCACGCGGGCTATTTATGAGCCTACAGACTTGACGCATACGTGTTTAAGTTACTTATTAGCTCTCGTTAGcagaaaaagctaaatattagCAGAGTTTAGCTGCTCTTTACATGTTAACGttagcaaaacaataaaaaaccaCCTGTTGGTAGTTAACCTAGTTTAGCTACGTGCCACGCAGCGGTTTGGCTATTTAGCGCAGTAAGACCGCTTTAAATATCAAGCTAATCACTtaatatgcatttaaaaaagTATAGAGTTTATACAGTCATATAGTGTAACCTGGGCTTTACCTGTTGGAGtttgttacatttttattacatttttttgttgttgactTTACTTAGTCCACACGTTTGGTGCAGATTACAGATGAGGGCATAATTTGGCATTTTATTGAATGGTTTGTCGGACTCcatgtgaatttttttttagtttcaattgtttatttttttatttttttatatattttattttttatccttGTATTTCTGCTTGTTTCATGTGTAAAGAATTTTGTGCGAGTGTTTGATAAGTGctctataaataaagtttttttattattattattatttttatgttgaaTGGAACCCTTAGAGCGACCGCCTCTAAGACACTGGACTGATTTTCGTTTCATAGCCATGTGACAACTTCTCCACATCTGGTGAACTTTACGACCTGTCTGCTCATTTGTTGTTAAAACACTCCAAATATACATACCACCAGCCGCACAAGACCCTGTTTAGTGTTTACACAGTGGGTCCAGGGAGGGAGCGCACCAGCCGCCACCTCAGGAAGGGGATGTGTGCATGTTTCCCATCAACAGTGCTCGACTCAGGCAGTCCATTGTTACGTGTGGCTGGGAAAGCGAGCACAGGAGCAGGACGGACCTTGAAAACGAAACGGGGCTGCAGGGAAGTCGAGCAGGAGGCAGGGATTGATACCACATCCCTCTGGTGTTGTTAAGAGGGGTCGGTTAAGCATTGAGGGGCAGGGAGGGCTCCACAGTTCGCAGGCACAGGGATGGTCTTCACGAAGGTCAGAGGGTTTCTCAAAGGAGGAGTGTGCGTTTcttgctgcaggaggagcctgCCTGCTGTTACTAAACATGCTTCTCATTCCAGTCACGGAGGTCGTGGATTGAGGAAACCTTCTTTAAGAGGGAGTGTGTGAAGTTCATCCCCTCCTCCCGGGACCTACACAGGTAGCGCTGCGTCTGACTGCTCTGATGAGTGTTTAAAGTACAGATTTTTATGATTCTTCGATGAAATACGAGGCAGCTTGTTTGGGGCATGGTATATTATTaacagcagtgagcagcagctgagtaGTATATTTTTTTCAAAGTTCAGGACTATTTGGCATTCAGCCCTCTCTTCCAGGAATAGGGACGCGCAGATTCTTTTATAATGTGTTATTTCCTGTCTTTCACAGATGTACTCCACTATGTCAAGTATGCCAAAATTTGATCAGGTATAATTTATCTCTTATCTGTCGTACACTTTATGTGTGTCTTAAGCCCATCTTTAAACTCTGAgttgcaacatactgtactgtgacaCACCCCTATCATAAAGGATGTCTGATTGTGTGGATTTCTTTCTCACTTCTCTcacactcattgttttaacatttcctattttggcttcttttgtttctctctaGCATTTTTGGGAATGAGCAACACATTTGGCATGAAAGCGCACATAGCAAGGCGCTGTTTCTGTCTGGAAAATATCCATAGTATGTGGTCATATTAAGAAGGGTACTAGCATCCGCAGTGTATGATAGTAACATGAATTTAAAGTTGATTTACACAGTTAGAGCATAATGATGAAAAAGACAGGGAAACAGGAGCACCGCAGTAAATAGCCCACACGGAGGCCCGTGTTGTAAATATGAGTAAGTGATCCCACCTTTGTTTTGGTGGCTGCTTTTCTGACATTTACCCTGTTTCTTTTAGCTCAAGGAGTTAGAGGTTTTAGCAGCATGAATGAAAAGTCTAAATATCAGtcatattaaataaaacatagcATTATATGTTTTAAACTTATTCCAATGAGCTTCCTCAAGTGAAGATGCTCAGTAGAATCAAATGAAATACATTATAGTTAGATTTATGGCCATGTTACAAACTGTTACTGTTACAAACTTTCAATATTTCTATTGTAATAGAAATACAGTACTGAAGCCCATTAAATAACACCAGTTAAATAAACCCATGAATTCTTAAATGTGGGGAATGTTTCTGATATTGTACTAGTCACGCAACATTTCTGTCACTTGTTGTTTTCCGTTCTTTTATCTTGTTGTTGGCCAGGTGTTGTTGTGGACGTCTAATTGGGGAACATTCTTGGCAAGAGTCCCTTCCTCCCATGTCTTTCAATCCTGGTCCTGGACAGGATGTGGATGAGGACTGGTCAATACAGTGCCACACGAAAACCAGTCCTACTAATGCTTATGGGATCGTAGACTTTCAGGACACTGCCACACGAGTCTGCCGGGCCAAGGTCTGTGAACTGACTGAGTGTCTGTGTTTAGAAGTCACAttggtacagtacatgcatgtcCCAACCCTTGTGTTTCCCTGATTCAGTATGTCCGTGTGGCCGTGGACTCAAAACCCGAGTTGCTCTTCCAACTGATGGTGAGAGAGTGGCAGATGGAGAGACCCAAGCTGCTACTGATTGTCCAGGGAGGCACAGAAAACTTTAGCCTGCCCCCTAAAGTCAGGCAGGCCTTTAGCAATGGGCTGATGACTGCTGCCCTCAGCACAGGGGCATGGATACTCACTGATGGCATCAATACAGGTTGGTGCCAGGCGTGAGTAGAAAGGCTATTTTGTTCTGTTCTACATTGTTGTGCCTTAGTTTCTTTCAtcgcttgtgtttgtttttactggTGAATCAGCTGCTCTATGCATACTCTCTAGGCGTGTCTAAGTACGTAGGGGATGCCatgaaaacatttggaggcCATGACctgaggaaaagaaacacagtTGGCGTCACACCCTGGGGGCTAATCGACAACCACATGGACCTCATAGGCAAAGATGTAAATACAGAATTCACTTTTCTGTATCAAATGATGGCTCGGATGGTGTTGGCTCTTTATGTGACCTCCTATCATCATGGCTCAGGTGTTCAGGCCCTACCAACCACTGGGGAACCCCTTCAGCAAGAGACCCTGTCTCAATGGTTTCCACTCCCACTTTCTACTGGTGGATGATGGAACGCTGGGGAAACATGGCTGCCAGCAAGACctcaggaggaagctggagaagcacATCCATCTACAGAGGATACACCCTCGTGAGTCGCATTCGCGTGTGTACCTCTGCGCTTGGGGGTTTGACGTGTCTCACGTTGTGCCGCCCACTGCACAGGACTAAACCAAGGAGtgcctgtggtgtgtgtggtgctggagGGAGGTCCCGCCATCGTGTCCACGGTGTGGGACTACGTCAGCCGCGCGCCCCCGGTGCCGGTGTTCGTGTTCGAGGGCTCGGGCGGCGCTGCCGACCTGCTGGCCTTCGCACACAAGCAGACGGTCGCTGACAGGTATGCTCAACTCTGTGGATCTGCATCATTAGGTCCAATGGCTTCACCATTCAGTCACAAATGTTTGCACATTTCAGAATCTAAAGTTCTGTTTTTGGTGTTTTGTCCTCCGTTTGATGAAAAccactgtgtttgctttgttttctgtgtgaaatTTCTATTATCTGATTTGTGTTTCATGCATGTTTTTATGATTTCTTTTCCTTCATTTGCTTAATTTTAAATGCCTTATGTGTGGGATGTCATAATGTTCCCGGCATCTTTCAGGCAGCTGGATGCTGACATTAAAGAGGACTTCCTTGTCAGGATTGGAAATGTGTTTGTGGTAGATAGAGAAGAAGCCTCGCAGCTTTACAGTCTCCTCTTACAATGTATGGATTACAGAGATTCTGTGAGTAAAGCAGCATTAGTGAATGCGTGCCTCGTGATTTAACACACAGGAATCTCACATTACATCAATTTGTCCTTGCGCAACAGATAACCATCTTTGACTCAGAATCAGACGACCAGATGACACCGGATACAGCCATTTTGTCCGCTACACTGAAGGGTGCTCGTTTCTTTCCTTATAATTGTGATTAGTGACATTTTGACATGCGATAACCACACGTATTATTAGTAATGCGATCGTCCtgttaattgtgtttttgctgtctGTTTAACAGGCACCAAGGCCAGTCCTGCTGAACAGCTGAGCATGGCTCTGGCCTGGGATAGAGCAGATATTGCACAGAAAGACGTCCTGGTGTGTGGACAGCACTGGAAGGTGAGACTAACCAATGTCAAGCCTGGTTTAACAGgcagttacagtacattcaaAGTACTGTAGAGCTGTTTTGAAATTCCGCTTTGTGCTGCTTCTAGGTTGGTTCTTTAGAACAAGCCATGCTGGACGCTCTGGTAATGGACCGCGTCAGCTTCGTCAAACTGCTGATTGATAATGGCATGACAATGAGCCGCTTCCTCACCGTGGATCGACTCGAGGAGCTCTACAACACGGTTAAGATGTTTAACTATTACATTCTTTTGTGACTTTTTCCTTTGCAGATCAACTCTTCCCACACTGTTATTTCCATTCTCCCTTTTTCCTCGGCACTGACTTTGCTGTCTAACAGAAACCAACTTCCTTCTTTTTTGTTGCTCTTGATGCAGAAATCCCCAAACTGTGGCTTtgattataataaaaaataatgcatCCTAAGTGCTTTGCACCAAAATTATGTGGTCAACAGCATCCAGGGTATTttccctgttgttgttttagaaTGCTTCTAAGATCATAGAGCCGTTTGTCATCAGTGGCTTTCTCCACTCTGTGCTTTTATCTTTTGTGGattaaaagcatttttactTATTCATAACTCTGGGACGATGAGCGCCCCTAATAAACAAGGACAAGGAGGATCCCAGCACTGCTACTGTATCTGCATTGTGCACATCTGTTTAAAAAAGTAACCGGCGCGTTTCTTTGCTCTGATTTGTCATAGTTTGTAGTTTCTTTCTGagtattcatttaaaatgtctCGTCACAGCCACATGGTCAAACGCGACTCTTCTTGCACCACCTCGTTGAAGATGCAAAGCAGGTGACCAGCGCAGACGAACACACCTATGAACTCACGTACACAGACATTATTGGCTTCTGTTTGCTGAGATGCATTCatgttgttgtgtctttgtgtctgagtAGGCGTCTCTCACCATAGGCTACCGTCTGTCCCTCATCGACATGGGCCTGGTGATAGAGTACCTGATAGGAGGGGGGTACCGCAGCACCTACACGAGGAAAAACTTCAGAGCTGCCTACAGGACAAAGGGCAAAGTAAGCAGCGGATAGTGCCGGATAAAACGCGTGAcattgttctgttgtgtcttgTTTATTACACATACAATAAGCTTGACCTTTCTCTCTCTATTCATCTAATGCACGttccttgttgttgtttacaggaGGGTGCACAGGACAGTTGCAGCCCTTTGTCTAAACAGAAAGAAGGATCAGCATCTACCCCTGGGCGGAGGCATTTCATTAGAACGGCCCAACCATACAAACGCAAGGTGGATGAGTGGACCAGACGGGTCCCTTTCCTCCTGTAACCTGTTCCCATAGTTCTAacctttctctcttctctgtaGGCGCAAGACACGCCACACAGCAGCGGCAAGGAGAAATCGCTGACCCCCGGCCTCGGTGCCGCTCCTCTGCTGGTGCCCCTTAACTTCAACGACCTGTTTGTGTGGGccgtgctgcagcagcggcagccgaTGGCCCTGTTCCTGTGGCAGCacggggaggaggcgctggcGCGTGCCACCGTGGCGTGTAAGCTTTATCGCTCCATGGCGTTTGAGGCGCGACAGAGCAGCATGGCCGACGACATTGCAGAACAGTTAAAGACTTATTCACTGTGAGTGTCTATTGGGCGGGTTTGAATATGAGAGATAAGATTTTGCTGTTTGAAGTCTTTATTTTATAATTGGTCTTGTTTGTTCCCATACCTTTCCTGCCTGTGCCTTAGTGAGTTCGGTCAGCTGGCGGTGGATGTGTTGGACTGTGCCTTCCGTCAGAACGAGCAGATGGCCATGAAGCTGTTGACTTCGGAGATGGAGGCGTGGAGTAAGTTCACCTGTCTGCAGATGGCCGTGTCCTCATGTCATAGGCCATTCGTCTCCCATTCCTGCACTCAGACCCTCCTCACAGATATCTGGACTGGCCCACTGAACATGAGGAAAAACTCTTTCCTTAAGGTAAAAGTTCTGACACACAAATGTACAGACTCAGGCCCTAAACGACTAAACAATCATACATTGTCTGTTTCTTTCAGATAACTTTGAGTCTTCTTTTACCACCTGCTATCTTTCTGCTGGagtttaaaagcaaagctgAAATGTGTCATTTGCCACAATCGCATGAGGCGATGCTGTTTGGACGCGACTCCACAAACTCAGGAACAGCCCATGAGAAAAGTGATTACATGGTAAAGTCACTGGACCTGGAGCCTTCATGAAAGTAATATGTGTAAGTTTCTCATGTCTTCTCCGTCTGCTCTCCGTGTTTCTGTCTCAGGGCAGTCTGGATGCAGAGCAAGGCCTGCCCGTCCACGAAGGTTCTGTCTCTGAGACGGTGTCCTCTGTGACCATGCGGTGTCTGTCCTGGATCACGACATGCAATGAATTTTATGGAACTCCTGTTGTTAAGTTTTGGTTTCACACTGTAGGTGGTggttttatgtgtgtttttgattATCCATACATTGGAAGTACTTCCTCAGCCAGTCTGAAACTACCATATACTCTGatgcagtatacagtatgtttttgtctctgttttccACTGTAGATGTCATACTTGGCCTTTCTGATGCTGTTCTCCTACGTTGTCCTGGTGAAGATGGAGGATGAGCCCAGTGTTCAGGAGTGTCTCGTCATCATGTACATTTTGTCCACTGCAGTGGAGAAAACCAGAGAGGTGAGACAATCAGTGGTGGAAATAATACATACAAGAAAAATACCAAAATGGTCGTCTCCTAATTAGGTCCTGATGTCTGAGCCAAGCAACCTGAGCCAGAAGCTCAAGGTTTGGTTCTCAGAGTACTGGAACGCTTCCGATTGCATTGCCACCCTCCTCTTCATGGCCGCACTAGCGCTGCGTTGGAATGCTGACCCTTACCGGACGGCAGGACGCGTTATCTACTGTCTGGACATCATCTTCTGGTTCGTCAGGGTGATGGATCTCCTGGCTGTCAATAAGCACGCCGGTCCTTATCTCACCATGATCACTAAGATGGTGCGTAGAGAGGAAAAGTCAGAAACCAGAAGCAAGTTACCTTTTTTATTAGCATATTAGAGTCTTTTTTGTCCGTCCAGACCAGAAACATGTTCTTCATTGTGGTGATGATGGCCATAGTGCTGCTGAGCTTCGGGGTGTCCAGGAAGGCCATTCTCTCCCCATCTGAGGAGCCATCGTGGCGTCTAGCTCGAGACGTAGTCTTCCAGCCCTACTGGATGATCTTTGGGGAGGTTTATGCAGACAAGATAGACGGTTAGTGGCTTTGTCGACGTTGCCCTGAGCTTTTTAGTCTGGAAGTGCTTGAGGCAAAGTTTACTTTCACCTGTATAAGAccagagaaaaaaacatttgttactTTGACATAATGTTGAActtattcagttttatttgatttttttaaatttgtaattTAATTGTCAATCCTCACTGTAGGTATTAATTGTTTCTTGGGCTTTTTCTGTGTTAACAGCATGTGCCAATGATGAACCAtgtcctcctgcttccttccttaCAATATTCCTCCAGGCCGTCTATATGTTCTTCCAGTATATCATCATGGTGAACGTCCTTATAGCATTTTTTAAGTAAGCAACTTTATAAAACAAATTGAATTTAATATTATACTATTACTGTTTATTAATACTGTACTTGGAGACAATCAGTAGGTGTAATTTTGTAaaagtgtgcttttatttcagtaAGTGTTGTCTCTCAATAACAGCAACATCTACTTAAACATGGCATCAACATCCAATAAACTGTGGAAGTACAACCGCTATCGCTACATCATGACGTACCAAGAAAAGCCGTGGCTGCCTCCGCCCTTCATTCTCCTCAGTCACATTACACTGGGTCTGAGAGCCATTGTCAGGAGGTGTACTGGAGACGCTGAGCGGGAAGAGAGACGCTCTGGACTCAGTGAGTagtgcagtgtgtttgtgtgttatatCTAGTGAGCATCCCATAGGCCGGTTCAAAGCATGGGTCTAATGATGAAATCCACCATCTTTACCAGAGCTCTACCTGGACCGTGAGGATCATAAGAAGCTCCATGAGTTTGAGGAGACATGTGTGCAAGCCTACTTCCACAAGAAGAGCGAAGATCTTCACAGCAGTCAAGTTACCAGGATCAGAGAAAC
Above is a window of Betta splendens chromosome 9, fBetSpl5.4, whole genome shotgun sequence DNA encoding:
- the trpm6 gene encoding transient receptor potential cation channel subfamily M member 6 isoform X1 encodes the protein MVFTKSRRSWIEETFFKRECVKFIPSSRDLHRCTPLCQVCQNLIRCCCGRLIGEHSWQESLPPMSFNPGPGQDVDEDWSIQCHTKTSPTNAYGIVDFQDTATRVCRAKYVRVAVDSKPELLFQLMVREWQMERPKLLLIVQGGTENFSLPPKVRQAFSNGLMTAALSTGAWILTDGINTGVSKYVGDAMKTFGGHDLRKRNTVGVTPWGLIDNHMDLIGKDVFRPYQPLGNPFSKRPCLNGFHSHFLLVDDGTLGKHGCQQDLRRKLEKHIHLQRIHPRLNQGVPVVCVVLEGGPAIVSTVWDYVSRAPPVPVFVFEGSGGAADLLAFAHKQTVADRQLDADIKEDFLVRIGNVFVVDREEASQLYSLLLQCMDYRDSITIFDSESDDQMTPDTAILSATLKGTKASPAEQLSMALAWDRADIAQKDVLVCGQHWKVGSLEQAMLDALVMDRVSFVKLLIDNGMTMSRFLTVDRLEELYNTPHGQTRLFLHHLVEDAKQASLTIGYRLSLIDMGLVIEYLIGGGYRSTYTRKNFRAAYRTKGKEGAQDSCSPLSKQKEGSASTPGRRHFIRTAQPYKRKAQDTPHSSGKEKSLTPGLGAAPLLVPLNFNDLFVWAVLQQRQPMALFLWQHGEEALARATVACKLYRSMAFEARQSSMADDIAEQLKTYSLEFGQLAVDVLDCAFRQNEQMAMKLLTSEMEAWSKFTCLQMAVSSCHRPFVSHSCTQTLLTDIWTGPLNMRKNSFLKITLSLLLPPAIFLLEFKSKAEMCHLPQSHEAMLFGRDSTNSGTAHEKSDYMGSLDAEQGLPVHEGSVSETVSSVTMRCLSWITTCNEFYGTPVVKFWFHTMSYLAFLMLFSYVVLVKMEDEPSVQECLVIMYILSTAVEKTREVLMSEPSNLSQKLKVWFSEYWNASDCIATLLFMAALALRWNADPYRTAGRVIYCLDIIFWFVRVMDLLAVNKHAGPYLTMITKMTRNMFFIVVMMAIVLLSFGVSRKAILSPSEEPSWRLARDVVFQPYWMIFGEVYADKIDACANDEPCPPASFLTIFLQAVYMFFQYIIMVNVLIAFFNNIYLNMASTSNKLWKYNRYRYIMTYQEKPWLPPPFILLSHITLGLRAIVRRCTGDAEREERRSGLKLYLDREDHKKLHEFEETCVQAYFHKKSEDLHSSQVTRIRETQERAEEICTMMGEVSERVSFIQNSLSDLDGQLGQLQDLSVLAVDTLTLLSASDSLHQEEARLASCRPSTASRRVLPHSWTLLHRSGPDCDVVNIRRLLAKSCKSTPPSLLKGHTLVTSRWTSQECHVGGRGSRGGRQGPEEEGSKEDSHSATLDYTNDNLMGLPRPASHASFSHSYGVHLGIRDHTPSESCVTSRCASPLSPRGLDSPYHKLWTWDPCLYPSQEETSMEEEDEGEQEHDENKDDEQEQVEEKTHSPLPDTELSRSSSCAVLLPKCQDVSEGLINPAFSQDDNSTLSQSKPCTHRERSMKSLRLKCLYRDRPYGYCRSLSSSMENMTFGGAPISPTRGSFPFLHEQLNKETLKEERRFRDDSSLQYSRSKEWSKSSDFTNALDNTGQSYNRKTVKIREDSPDTSHLSDACWRRRRRLRGESACWSASTSLNQLNLEPMDLFQKHMFSYQDVWSPTHSAWNSWARPMSRRSSLQSGLGAEARTPLFQSTENLYPHYSAMERNNLMRLAHTIPFTPVSIMGGEEVSIYCLEDVPSDADPECTAGSSWSSKGLSAMLQPLSSEEGSLDGGLRLGCRVLCTWAEQDVLRPGLVYVVKAFRPEVVRAWQRYFPGSTALQLCLREIQQQRAAQKMMQVFNQVKPEDIHHSPKFLDVSLVLWHSNGQWLTIERNMSGDFSKYNNNTGEEIAPCCSLEEMLLSFSHWTYEYSGRELLVLDIQGVGEQLTDPSVIMADDQSGTKGEVLFGPDNLGDAAITSFLQKHCCTVYCQRLGLKDLRKCPDICESTREGKPISREEEHESMV
- the trpm6 gene encoding transient receptor potential cation channel subfamily M member 6 isoform X4 — its product is MSFNPGPGQDVDEDWSIQCHTKTSPTNAYGIVDFQDTATRVCRAKYVRVAVDSKPELLFQLMVREWQMERPKLLLIVQGGTENFSLPPKVRQAFSNGLMTAALSTGAWILTDGINTGVSKYVGDAMKTFGGHDLRKRNTVGVTPWGLIDNHMDLIGKDVFRPYQPLGNPFSKRPCLNGFHSHFLLVDDGTLGKHGCQQDLRRKLEKHIHLQRIHPRLNQGVPVVCVVLEGGPAIVSTVWDYVSRAPPVPVFVFEGSGGAADLLAFAHKQTVADRQLDADIKEDFLVRIGNVFVVDREEASQLYSLLLQCMDYRDSITIFDSESDDQMTPDTAILSATLKGTKASPAEQLSMALAWDRADIAQKDVLVCGQHWKVGSLEQAMLDALVMDRVSFVKLLIDNGMTMSRFLTVDRLEELYNTPHGQTRLFLHHLVEDAKQASLTIGYRLSLIDMGLVIEYLIGGGYRSTYTRKNFRAAYRTKGKEGAQDSCSPLSKQKEGSASTPGRRHFIRTAQPYKRKAQDTPHSSGKEKSLTPGLGAAPLLVPLNFNDLFVWAVLQQRQPMALFLWQHGEEALARATVACKLYRSMAFEARQSSMADDIAEQLKTYSLEFGQLAVDVLDCAFRQNEQMAMKLLTSEMEAWSKFTCLQMAVSSCHRPFVSHSCTQTLLTDIWTGPLNMRKNSFLKITLSLLLPPAIFLLEFKSKAEMCHLPQSHEAMLFGRDSTNSGTAHEKSDYMGSLDAEQGLPVHEGSVSETVSSVTMRCLSWITTCNEFYGTPVVKFWFHTMSYLAFLMLFSYVVLVKMEDEPSVQECLVIMYILSTAVEKTREVLMSEPSNLSQKLKVWFSEYWNASDCIATLLFMAALALRWNADPYRTAGRVIYCLDIIFWFVRVMDLLAVNKHAGPYLTMITKMTRNMFFIVVMMAIVLLSFGVSRKAILSPSEEPSWRLARDVVFQPYWMIFGEVYADKIDACANDEPCPPASFLTIFLQAVYMFFQYIIMVNVLIAFFNNIYLNMASTSNKLWKYNRYRYIMTYQEKPWLPPPFILLSHITLGLRAIVRRCTGDAEREERRSGLKLYLDREDHKKLHEFEETCVQAYFHKKSEDLHSSQVTRIRETQERAEEICTMMGEVSERVSFIQNSLSDLDGQLGQLQDLSVLAVDTLTLLSASDSLHQEEARLASCRPSTASRRVLPHSWTLLHRSGPDCDVVNIRRLLAKSCKSTPPSLLKGHTLVTSRWTSQECHVGGRGSRGGRQGPEEEGSKEDSHSATLDYTNDNLMGLPRPASHASFSHSYGVHLGIRDHTPSESCVTSRCASPLSPRGLDSPYHKLWTWDPCLYPSQEETSMEEEDEGEQEHDENKDDEQEQVEEKTHSPLPDTELSRSSSCAVLLPKCQDVSEGLINPAFSQDDNSTLSQSKPCTHRERSMKSLRLKCLYRDRPYGYCRSLSSSMENMTFGGAPISPTRGSFPFLHEQLNKETLKEERRFRDDSSLQYSRSKEWSKSSDFTNALDNTGQSYNRKTVKIREDSPDTSHLSDACWRRRRRLRGESACWSASTSLNQLNLEPMDLFQKHMFSYQDVWSPTHSAWNSWARPMSRRSSLQSGLGAEARTPLFQSTENLYPHYSAMERNNLMRLAHTIPFTPVSIMGGEEVSIYCLEDVPSDADPECTAGSSWSSKGLSAMLQPLSSEEGSLDGGLRLGCRVLCTWAEQDVLRPGLVYVVKAFRPEVVRAWQRYFPGSTALQLCLREIQQQRAAQKMMQVFNQVKPEDIHHSPKFLDVSLVLWHSNGQWLTIERNMSGDFSKYNNNTGEEIAPCCSLEEMLLSFSHWTYEYSGRELLVLDIQGVGEQLTDPSVIMADDQSGTKGEVLFGPDNLGDAAITSFLQKHCCTVYCQRLGLKDLRKCPDICESTREGKPISREEEHESMV